AACACCTGCTGGGGGTTTCCTTCGCCCGACTCGCGGTTTTTGCATATAGAGATGATCTCGCCGATATGCTCTTCCGTACATTTGTCCAAAAGGTCGTATTTGTCGCTGTAGTGCAAATAAACGGTACCGCGGTTTACGTTTGCCCGGTCCGCAATCTCGTTAATGGTGATCTGTTCAAACTCTTTCTCCGTAAAAAGTTCAAGAAACGATTTCTTAATCGCTTGCTTTGTCCTTAGAATTCGGCGATCGGTCTTTACCACATTTTCCATACTTTTCGGTTCCTCCGTAAAAATAATCAACAATTGTGATGAGAGTGTCGGATATAAAACAAAAGCGCATCAATCAACCATTGAGAGGTTGAGACATCTGTCTATAATGTAAATCAACGGCCGTTAAATATTCAACACGCGTTTTATATCCGATACAAATATTCAACAAAGGAGACGATATCCATGGAAAATATAAAAGATAAAGTGGTCATTATTACCGGAGCTTCAAGCGGAATAGGGGAGGCTACGGCGAAGCTTCTAGCTGATCAAGGCGCGAAGGTGGTGTTAGCGGCAAGAAGAGAGGATCGTCTTCAATCAGTCGTTAATGACATTAAGCAAAATGGAGGAGAGGCGGTATCCGTTAGAGCGGATGTCGTATCTTCCGAAGACATGAAGAGATTAGCTCAATTCGCCTTGGACAAGTACGGCCGTATCGATGTCTTGGTAAACAACGCAGGCATTATGCCAAGCTCCAGAATGAACGAGCTTCGGGTAGAAGAGTGGGAGCAAATGATTGATGTGAATATCAAAGGCGTATTGTACGGGATCGCTGCGGTATTGCCGGTTATGCGCGAGCAGAAGTCCGGTCATGTCATTAATTTATCCTCGACCGCCGGTTATCATGTATCCGCCACTTCCGCCGTATATGCGGCAACTAAGTTTGCCGTCCGGGCAATCTCGGAAGGGCTGCGCCTTGAGGAGTCCGCCGATTCGGGTATCCGATCTACCGTCGTTTCCCCAGGTTTGACGAACACGGAGCTCTTCAGCAGCATCACAAGTCCGGAGGTGCAAGCAATGGCCAGTCAAATCGGCGGAATGGGAATTAATCCATCCAGCATTGCGAGAGCTATCGCATTTGCGATTAATGAACCTGACGATGCGCTTGTGAGCGAAATTATGGTAAGACCAACCGCGTTAGCTTAAGCAATACCGGAAAAAGGGGCTGCCGATCATTATTTATCGGCAGTCTTTTCTTGAAGGATGCCTTGACACGCGAATACGTTAGCGTTAT
This region of Paenibacillus sp. JDR-2 genomic DNA includes:
- a CDS encoding SDR family oxidoreductase, yielding MENIKDKVVIITGASSGIGEATAKLLADQGAKVVLAARREDRLQSVVNDIKQNGGEAVSVRADVVSSEDMKRLAQFALDKYGRIDVLVNNAGIMPSSRMNELRVEEWEQMIDVNIKGVLYGIAAVLPVMREQKSGHVINLSSTAGYHVSATSAVYAATKFAVRAISEGLRLEESADSGIRSTVVSPGLTNTELFSSITSPEVQAMASQIGGMGINPSSIARAIAFAINEPDDALVSEIMVRPTALA